The DNA segment CAGCGCGCAACCGCGCCAGCATCGCCGGGGAGGCGTCCAAACACACGCGCAGGCCGGCAGGGGGAAGCAACGCCAGCGCATCACCGGTGCCGCTACCCACATCCAAATGCCGGTGAATGGGAAGGGTGATTTGCTGTAGCAATGCGGTGAGCTGCCGGCTTTCATGCCGGAGGATGATGTGCAGCGGTGGCAGACGGCGAATGCGGGAGTAAACCGGAGCCTTGATGTGCCACAGGCTCATGGGAGACTGTAGAGTTTTTCGTGATAGAAGGGTGCCAGCGCCGCGAACAGTGCCAGCTCGAAAGCCTGCTGGCGGTTGAGAAAGCCGCGGCTGAGCACGCCAAAAGCGCCGTCCTGGTTGCGCACGCCGCCACGGCCGGCATAGCGGTCGATGACGGCGCTGAGATCTTCCTTCTTCTCGATCACCGCGTGCGAGATGACGGGCGGCACCGGCATGCTCATCGAGCTGCCGTAGTGGCCAAGGCCGCCGCGTTCGACAAAGGCCCAGCTCTGCAAATGCACCCGCTCGACACGCGCGGTGCTGAGAATGAACAGCCCGCCTTCCAGGCCGATGGCATAATCCACCGGCCCGAATTCGCTCTCGACCAGTTTGCGCACCGCTTCGGCGCGATTGCGCGCGCCGCGGCGGATTTCATGAATCGAGAGCGGCACATCCGACACGCCGCTTTCCACCTCGCGCGCGATGTAGTTGATCTGGCCGGGCCGGTAGCCGAGCAGCGGTGCGACCCGGCTCATCACCTCGCGCACCGCCTCCACTTTGGGTGGCCGCAGCGAACCGATCGCCACCCGTAATTCCCCGTCGTTCATAAAGCCACTCGCAGCAGTAACTGCCGCCATTCTTCCCGCGCCCGGGCGATGAGTTGTGCCATGTCGAGCTGCGGAATCTCACCGTTTTCATAGCACACGCGGCCATCCACCATGGTGAGCCGGACATCGCCGGCGGTGGCGGCATAAACGATTTGTGAATAGACGTCGCCGGCATTGGGCGGCGTTTGATGGACGGTGTCGAGTCGCAGCAGTGTCACGTCCGCCTTCTTGCCCGCCTCCAGGCTGCCGATCTCATGGCGCAATCCCAAACACGCGGCACCTTCAATCGTGGCCATCGCCACCAGCGCCTCGGCGGAGAGCGCCTGCGGGCCGTGACGAATCTTTTGAATCAGCCCCGCCAGTTGCATCTCCTTGAAAACATCGAGACGGTTGTTGCAGGGCGCGCCATCGGCACCCAACCCGACCGTGACGCCCGCACGCCGCAACTCCACCAGCGGCGCGAGCCCGCTGCCCAGTTTCAAATTCGATCCCGGGCAATGCGCGACCGCGCTGCCGTCGCGTGCCAGCATGTGAATGTCTTCCGGCTGTGCCTGCACCGCGTGGGCAAAGCAGCAATGGCTGCCCGCGATTCCCAGATCATGGAAATAGGCCACGCTGCGGCGCTGTTTTTGCGTTTGCAACAGGCGCTCTTCTTCGACGGTTTCCGCAGCATGGGTGTGCACCATGCAGCCATTCGCGCCCGCCGCTTCCGCCACTGCGCGCAACAGGGCTTCGGAACAGGAGAGCGCAAAACGCGGGGCGTAGGCATAACGCAGGCGGCCGGCGGCAGCGCCGTGCCAGTGTTCCCGCAGCCGTTCGCTCTCCTGCAGCGAGGCGGCGGTGGTTTCGCGCAAGCCCGCCGGCGTCTGGTCGCCGAGATCCATCATGCACTTGCCGCCCACCAACCGCAGGCCCCAGCGTTCGGCCTCGGCAAAAACTTCATCATAGTGGTGCACGCTGCCCATGTCCAAGATCGTGGTCGTGCCGCCGGCCAGCAATTCCGCAATGCCCAGGCGCGCCGACAGGCGCATCGAGCCGGCAGTGTGCGCCGCCTCGAACGGCCAGATCTTTTGCTGCAGCCAGTCGAGCAGCCGCAAATCCTCGGCATGATTGCGAAACAACGTCTGACACAGATGGATGTGACTTTGCACGAATCCCGGCAAGAGGGCGCAACCGGTGCCGTCGATTACGCGTGTGCCGGGCGCGGTCGGCGGCACCATGCTGTCCGGTTTGCCGGCTTTGAACAGGCACGCAATGCGATCGTCCCGCACCAGCAGGTCGCCGTGAAAAACTTCGCGTGCCGGGTTCATGGTGACCAGTAAAACATTTTTGAAGAGAAATTCCGCCATCTCTTTACCGACAGATTGCGGTGATTGCACAAGCTGCTTCACCGAGTTTCGCCGGCATGGCAGGGCCATTGCGGCCGTTCGGCCTGCCGCGGGAGCCCCAACCTCCCTGTCTGCTGCTGGAATTCTCCGGAGCTTTTTCCCTGCTGCCGCAATGCCCTCATTTGCCTGCAGGCTGATGGTTCAAGCTCGAATTTTCCGTTGTGATTTTCCCCGCCACAGCAACTGCCGCCACCGGGAGGGGCCTGCGCTCGGAAAATTTCACGCAGTTGGCAACCGCAGTTTTCAACTCAAATGAAAAGGGCCTTGTGTTGCTAAATGTGGGGAACGAATGGCAAACCGCCCGCCGCCGGCACTCTGCACGAATGTCTCACCAGGCAACCGCCTGCTTTCTCATCGTATGCCGTGAGGATGCCTGAACTCGGGCTGCCCGCCCGCATGCAGCACAACAGTGATTCAGCCGCGGCGTCAGGATCAAATACAAACCATCCGCCCACGAAAACAGAAATCCCACGGAAAAAGCCATTTCGTGGGCGTTCATTTGCGTCGGAGAGAAGCCGTGAAGCCTTCGGCAAGCGGGTGACTTTCGAAGTCAGGACCGCTTGACATTCGAAAAAAGTCTTGCTCGACTTCGAACGGAATCACTGTCGGAGTTTTGTGAACACGCCATTTCTTCCAGGGAACTGCCGGCCAGCATGCAAACTTCAGGAAGCAAAAAACTCTCAGACAAAGCCGCCAAGAGTTTTTTGGAGCGACTGCCAAACAACAAGCCTCGGCACCACAAATATCATACAGGCCACCAGGTTGTCCTTCAGGCCCCGGGTGGGTTGTCTGGTTGAAAAATCCCCGCTGTGAAAGCTCACTCCTCTTTTTGATCTGCCACGGCCCGGCCGTGGCCATTCCTGCAGAGAGCATTCACAGGGTCGCAAGATAAAGCCACGGTCAAACCGTGGCGGAACGGTTATTTCTTTGCAAACCCCTGCGGCTTCGTTTCCCTCCATTTTTGGGCTTTTGGATTTTATCGCATCGAAAAAGTTGGCAGCATTGGACAAGAGATATATGCGCTGCATTTTCATTGTGATTTGTCTTGATCAGCGTCCGGAAATTTTGGGTGTTGCGGCATGACGTCTCACGGTTCACCCTCACCGGGAACAGCAGGGAAGTTGAATGATCAGAAGGATGAACAAAAAGTCAAAACTCCGCTTGCGACTGATTTTTATATGGCTTATTTTGGTGAACAAAAAAGCCGCATGAACAAAATCTCCATAAAAGGTCGTGGCACTTCGCTCAACCCGGGCAATCGTTTTGAAAAGATGAGGGTTGAAATCGATCCGGAGTGGCTGGAACAAGAGGGCTTGCCGCCCGCGCCAACCACCTACTTCATCGACAACAGCATTTCGATTCTCTCGAAAAACGACAGCCCGGATATTCCCTTCACCTACAGCCTCAACCCGTACCGCGGTTGTGAGCACGGCTGCATTTATTGCTATGCCCGGCCGACGCACGAATATCTCGGCTGGTCTTCCGGGCTGGATTTCGAAACCAGGATTCTGGTGAAACCCCGGGCGCCGGCGCTTTTGGAGAGGGAGTTGTGCAAGCCCGGCTGGCGGCCGCAGGTCATCATGCTCTCCGGCAACACCGACTGTTACCAAATCGCAGAACGGCGGCTGTGCCTGACGCGCGGCTGCCTGGAAGTGTTGCTGCGCTATCGCAACCCCGTGGGCATCATCACCAAGAATGCCCTGATTCTGCGCGACCTCGATTTGTTGCAGGAGCTGGCACGCCTTGATCTGGTGGCGGTGACGCTTTCGATCACCACGCTGGACAATCAGCTTTGCCGCAAAATGGAGCCGCGCACTTCGGCGCCGGAAAAACGGCTGGCCGCGATTGCCCGGCTGGCGGCGGCGGGCATTCCGGCGGGCGTCAACTTCGCGCCGGTGATTCCGGGACTCAACGATCATGAAATGGCGGCGGTGCTGGCGGCGGCTGCGGAACGGGGTGCCACCCATGCCGGCTACCTTCTGCTGCGACTCCCGCACGCGGTCAGCGAGCTGTTCAAAAATTGGCTGGCCGTGCATTATCCTGGGCGTGCCGCCAAAGTGCTGCATGCGCTGGCCGGGATGCGCCAGGGCAGACTCAATGATCCCTGCTTCGGCTCACGCATGACCGGTGAGGGCGAACACGCCGAAACGATCGCCAGGCTGTTTGCGGTTTGCTGCCGGAAGTACGGGCTCAACCAACACGCCTTGCCGCTGAGCACCGGTCATTTCCGCCGCCCGCAGGCGCAGACGGATTTGTTCGGGCACACGTAGTGAATATCAGCACCCCCTCCCCGGCCTTCCTAGGTGACCAGCAGCCGCAAATACGTCAGCGGTGAGGCCAGCGCCTCTTTGGGCGCTTCGTTGGCCATCATGCTCGAAATCCATTGCGCCACTTCGATGCTTTTCGCCGCTTTGCCGATCACCAGATTGAGCAGCGTCCGAAAGCGGCCGATGCGCTGCAGCATGAAACTGGTTTGCAGCTCGGGGCCGATGGCCTGCCACAAGGAATCGGGATACTGCTGCAGACGGGCGCTGGAAAAATCGCCCTCGGCACAGGCCCGGGCGGCCACCTGCGCGGCGAGATGCCCGGAATAGATGGCATTGCTGATGCCCTCGCCGGAGAAGGGATCGATCAGGCCGGCGGCATCGCCCAGCAGCATGAAACCGGGACCGTGAATCTGCCGGCGCTTGCTGCCCAGCGGCAGATTCCACCCGCGGATGTCCTCCAGCGGCTGCGCCCGTTCGAACCGCTTTTTGAAATGGGGGGATTGCGTGGCCGCCAGATGCGCCGCGCGCAGGTTGATTTTGCGCCTGCGGATTTCGGAATGCAGCATGCCGATCCCGACATTGGCCAGGCCGTCTTCGAGCGGGAAGATCCAAAAATAGCCCGGCAGCACGTCCTCGACGAAATGAATCTCGATGTAATCGGTCAGCCCGCTCACCCCGCGGTAGTAGCAGCGCGTGGCCACGCACCAGTGCCGGCTGTCGTGTTCATAAAGGCCCGTGCCGCGCGCCACCACGGAATCGAAGCCATCCGCACCCATGACGAGCTTGGCGTGGAACTCGCGCTGCCTGCCGCTGTCACGCTCACGGCCGCTCACGCCCACCACGGTTTCGCCTTCTTTCAGCAGTCGTTCAACGATGAAGCCTTCCGCACAGCCACTGGCCTCCCGCCGGGCCGCGCTGAACAGCACATTGTCGAACACCAGCCGCCGGCAGACGTAGCCATGCACCGGTTGTTGGGATTTCGGCGGGGTGAAAGGGATGCTCGCGGTCCTGCCGTTGGGTGCGGAAAAAATGATGCCGCGGGCTTTGATTTTGGGCACGAGTTGCAGATCCGGCTCCAGGCCCAGTTCCCGCAGAAAGCGCAGCCCCTTGCCGGAGATGGCATCACCGCAGATTTTGTCGCGCGGGAATTTGCTTTTGTCGAGCAGCAAAGTCTGCAAGCCGTGGCGGGCGCAATAGAGCGTGGCGGTTGCACCCGCCGGACCGCCGCCCACCACGATGACATCGTATTCCTCCCTGCCGTTGTTCAAATTTCCTCCTCCAGACTCTTGTCGGTATAAATGGGAAAGCAGCAGCGGCCCTCGCGCCGGCAGCCATGATGCGCGGGATGGTAGCAAGATTTGCCGAAATCGGCAAGCCCTTTGATTTGCCCCTTGTTTTCCCGCGCGCATGCCCGTATTTTGCAACCACAGAAAGGATGAACCACGTGCCCAATACCAAACCGCCGGTTGCTTCGCTGAAGCGCACCAGCCGCTCCTGCTTTTCCGTTCCGCGCACCGGCATGCGCCGCCGCAATGCCGGCGTCCTGCAAACGACAGTAAAGGAGAAGGCGTGCGGGAATCGCAACACGAGAAAACTGGTGATCTCCCTGCTAACCGCCATGCTGTTGATGACGCTGCTGGCGCATGGCCGGCTTGCAGCGCAGGATTGCTCCCGCAAGGCTTCGGTGCCGCCGGCGGCAAAAATCCGCACAGCATCAGTTTGCCACGAAAATACTTTTATAGTAGACGCTTCAGGGTCGATGCCTGAAAGCACTATTATGAAGGCGCATTTTCATTCGGAGGGGTGCCGCGCGCAGCATGGCGATCACCATGAGGAGGCCGTTGCGCAGGCTGCCAGTCAGCAGGTGGACAAGAGGTCTGCGCTGCGTTTTCATCGCGATGGGCGGGCAAGCGGGCATGACTATTACCCGGGAAAAAATTCCGAGCGCGAGGATTTTTTAAACCGCCAAGCCGCCCAGCACGCGAAGCAATACCAGCCTGGCGTTCTTCGCGACCTGGCGGTTCAAATTCACCACGCAACAATCGCCCGCGCCGCGGCTGAGGCCTCCGTTGCAACCGGGATGCGTCGCGGTCCACTGCCGGCGCGCAATCAATTTCCCACAGTGTTACCCTTCTTGCTATTCAGCTCGGAGCCGGCGGTGACTCAGCCTCCACAGCGGTTGCGGGTTGGTCTCACGTATGATCGCGCCAACACCTTTGTCAAATCCGGCGGCATCGTGGAGCAGCTTGACTCGCCGGGCCGCCGCAACCCTTTTACGGCGGCAACGGTGCAGCGCATCGTGCATAATCAGCCGGCAGCAGATGCCTTCCTGCTCGATTGCGAAGTGAGTCGCTGGACGCTGCGCACCGAGTATGCGCCGCTGGCGCAACTCTCGTTCGCCGCCGAGCTGCCGGTGCTGCGTGTTGGCGGGTACTTCATGGATCCGGTGATCGAAGGCTTTCATCAGTTCTTCAGTCTGCCGCAGGGCGGCCGGCCGGCATTTCTGCGCCACGATACAAGCGTGTTTTTGTATTTCGATCAACAGCTTTTTTTCGGGAACGGGCCGGATTTGGCGGGCATCGGCGTGGGGGATTTGTCGCTGCTGGTGAAAAGGGAGTTTGCCACCGGCGGGAAGTGGCGGCCGGCTCTGGCCGCAAGAGCGGCGCTGGAGTTGCCCACCGGCAGCGCGAAAAAACTGCGCGGCAATGGTGCCATCGATTTCGGCGTGGCGCTGTCTGCCTCCTGGGCCTGGCCGCGCCACTGGCTGGATTTGAACCTTGCCGTAACCAAACCCGGCCGCTGGCAGATTCTGCCGGAACTCGAACTGTCTCCAATTTATGCCATCATCTTAATCTACGAGCATGCATTCGGCGAACGTCTTTCTCTTTTGGTTCAAGATCGCCACACCAGCAGTCCCCTGGCCGTTGTGACGCGCGCGGGCATAAGCCGCATGGCGCATGAAATCACCGCAGGCATGAAACTCGACGGCAGCCACGGCCTGCGATGGAGCATTGCCCTGACGGAGAACTACGCCTATTTCAACAGCTCACCGGATTTGGGCTTGCAGGTGGGGGTGGAGGCCGGCTGGCCGAAGTGGTAAGGTTAATGCCTGTCCGCATCGCGAACTTTTGAGAGAATGTTTCTGCAGCAGCTTGGCCGTGGCAGCAAGACACCTAAGGCGGATAAACCGCAACTCAATGGAAATCGCCAACGGATTGAAACAACCCAGCGGATCGACAACTTCACCTCAAGAAGTTTGTCCACCTCGTTGACGAAGGTATAGGGGGGCCAAACCCTGAACCCGAGGAATTATCCCTTTGAGGTCAGCCCGTCGTCCGCGGAAGAGGGTGGCGGTTATCTGATGACGTTTCCAGATCTGGCCGGATGCATTGCAGAGGGCAGAACTTCGGAGAAAGCGATGAAAAACGGCATGGATGCGGCCAAATCATGGCTGGCAACCGCGCGAGAGTTTGGAGATGGCATTCCCCAAACCAGGGTACTTGCCGCGCGGCAGATTCGCGGCGCTTGTTCCCAGGCGCCTGCACACCCGCCTGCTCGCGCTCGCCGAGCAGGAAGGGTCTAAACATGAATGCCCTGATCTCTGCCTGTCTGGCTGAAGCGTTGGGAAAACGCAAAGCGAAAAGGGGAATGGCCAAGCCATGACAGTCAACATGCTGTGATGTTGCTGCCGGCGCGGATTCATGCGCCGAGGAGATCAATGTTTTCGACTGCGAGGCCCGTTGCCCAACGGGCTTCGCTGTTGGTGGGATGACGAATTGGCTGGCAGACTGTGCAGGAAGTATGTGAAACAACTTCTCATTTGCGCTTGGAAAACTCGGCGACAATCCTGTCCACCTCCTCCGCGCTCAGACCGCTGGTGCCGAATTTTTGCGCCGCGGGCTGGGTGGATGTGGCTCCGGCTGTTTCCTGCGGCAGCGGCATGGCCGGCGCCTGGGTGGTGCGGTCGCCGGCGGAGGCTTCCGCCTGGAAGTTTTCCCCCGTCACATTTGGCACGGCTGCCGGGGGCGTGGCAGAATGCGCGGTGCCCTTGCGCGACACTTGCGACGAGAGCGCTTTTTGGTAGGGGAATTCGGCACGGCTGCGCGCCTGCACCGCCACCGCAGGCCGCCAGGCACCGGTGTCGCGCG comes from the candidate division KSB1 bacterium genome and includes:
- a CDS encoding inosine/xanthosine triphosphatase gives rise to the protein MNDGELRVAIGSLRPPKVEAVREVMSRVAPLLGYRPGQINYIAREVESGVSDVPLSIHEIRRGARNRAEAVRKLVESEFGPVDYAIGLEGGLFILSTARVERVHLQSWAFVERGGLGHYGSSMSMPVPPVISHAVIEKKEDLSAVIDRYAGRGGVRNQDGAFGVLSRGFLNRQQAFELALFAALAPFYHEKLYSLP
- a CDS encoding 5'-deoxyadenosine deaminase, producing MAEFLFKNVLLVTMNPAREVFHGDLLVRDDRIACLFKAGKPDSMVPPTAPGTRVIDGTGCALLPGFVQSHIHLCQTLFRNHAEDLRLLDWLQQKIWPFEAAHTAGSMRLSARLGIAELLAGGTTTILDMGSVHHYDEVFAEAERWGLRLVGGKCMMDLGDQTPAGLRETTAASLQESERLREHWHGAAAGRLRYAYAPRFALSCSEALLRAVAEAAGANGCMVHTHAAETVEEERLLQTQKQRRSVAYFHDLGIAGSHCCFAHAVQAQPEDIHMLARDGSAVAHCPGSNLKLGSGLAPLVELRRAGVTVGLGADGAPCNNRLDVFKEMQLAGLIQKIRHGPQALSAEALVAMATIEGAACLGLRHEIGSLEAGKKADVTLLRLDTVHQTPPNAGDVYSQIVYAATAGDVRLTMVDGRVCYENGEIPQLDMAQLIARAREEWRQLLLRVAL
- a CDS encoding PA0069 family radical SAM protein gives rise to the protein MNKISIKGRGTSLNPGNRFEKMRVEIDPEWLEQEGLPPAPTTYFIDNSISILSKNDSPDIPFTYSLNPYRGCEHGCIYCYARPTHEYLGWSSGLDFETRILVKPRAPALLERELCKPGWRPQVIMLSGNTDCYQIAERRLCLTRGCLEVLLRYRNPVGIITKNALILRDLDLLQELARLDLVAVTLSITTLDNQLCRKMEPRTSAPEKRLAAIARLAAAGIPAGVNFAPVIPGLNDHEMAAVLAAAAERGATHAGYLLLRLPHAVSELFKNWLAVHYPGRAAKVLHALAGMRQGRLNDPCFGSRMTGEGEHAETIARLFAVCCRKYGLNQHALPLSTGHFRRPQAQTDLFGHT
- a CDS encoding geranylgeranyl reductase family protein, producing the protein MNNGREEYDVIVVGGGPAGATATLYCARHGLQTLLLDKSKFPRDKICGDAISGKGLRFLRELGLEPDLQLVPKIKARGIIFSAPNGRTASIPFTPPKSQQPVHGYVCRRLVFDNVLFSAARREASGCAEGFIVERLLKEGETVVGVSGRERDSGRQREFHAKLVMGADGFDSVVARGTGLYEHDSRHWCVATRCYYRGVSGLTDYIEIHFVEDVLPGYFWIFPLEDGLANVGIGMLHSEIRRRKINLRAAHLAATQSPHFKKRFERAQPLEDIRGWNLPLGSKRRQIHGPGFMLLGDAAGLIDPFSGEGISNAIYSGHLAAQVAARACAEGDFSSARLQQYPDSLWQAIGPELQTSFMLQRIGRFRTLLNLVIGKAAKSIEVAQWISSMMANEAPKEALASPLTYLRLLVT
- a CDS encoding DUF3187 family protein, whose protein sequence is MKAHFHSEGCRAQHGDHHEEAVAQAASQQVDKRSALRFHRDGRASGHDYYPGKNSEREDFLNRQAAQHAKQYQPGVLRDLAVQIHHATIARAAAEASVATGMRRGPLPARNQFPTVLPFLLFSSEPAVTQPPQRLRVGLTYDRANTFVKSGGIVEQLDSPGRRNPFTAATVQRIVHNQPAADAFLLDCEVSRWTLRTEYAPLAQLSFAAELPVLRVGGYFMDPVIEGFHQFFSLPQGGRPAFLRHDTSVFLYFDQQLFFGNGPDLAGIGVGDLSLLVKREFATGGKWRPALAARAALELPTGSAKKLRGNGAIDFGVALSASWAWPRHWLDLNLAVTKPGRWQILPELELSPIYAIILIYEHAFGERLSLLVQDRHTSSPLAVVTRAGISRMAHEITAGMKLDGSHGLRWSIALTENYAYFNSSPDLGLQVGVEAGWPKW
- a CDS encoding type II toxin-antitoxin system HicB family antitoxin is translated as MTFPDLAGCIAEGRTSEKAMKNGMDAAKSWLATAREFGDGIPQTRVLAARQIRGACSQAPAHPPARARRAGRV